The Francisella hispaniensis FSC454 genome includes the window ATTGCTCTTAAGTAACTATATGAAATTAGAAATTCATAAATCAAATGCGTAAGGTGAGTAATTTTATTTTTAACTCCAAACTTAGGTTTATAAATTTTTAAATATTTAACTTTTATTTTATTAAACTTAAATATATATTGATATTTAGATATATTTAATTTATACTATCATTTCGAAATTAAATCACTTTATCAAATATAGGGGAATAAATGAAAACTAAAATATTACTAGCGAGCATATTAGGCTGTTCATCAATTTTAACGGGATATGCTAAAGAGAATGTTAATAATAACTCACATATAGTTGCTGGTACAAACTATGCCGGTCAGTTTAAAGCAACTGTAGGTACAGATAAAATTACTGGTGAAAGAATTGTAACATATACTCTTCCATCTGGATTACTTTCAGAACCTGAAAAATATGCTTCATACGAGATTACATTTGGTAATAGCCACAATGGAATGAAATCTGAAAAATCTGAAGAAATACCAATTAATGAGAATACTCTTACTTATGTGTATAGAGTCTCTGATGAGGTTGCTGAAGGGACTGTATGGGAAGGATATATATCAACTTATGACAAGCAACATGGATCCCTTAGTAGCGTATTCTCACTAAACCCAGTAACCATACCTGCTATTGATGAGAAAGTACTAATTAGTGAACCACAAGAAGATGGTACAGTGTTTACGATAACCTATGACGATCCTAGCGTTACTTTGAATCCGAGTTTGTCTAACACAAAGCAAGGTGATGTTGTTTTGGATGATGGCATGGAGGTTATTGATGATGGTTCTACAAATCCTGATCAGATTAAAGTTAAAATTAATAAAAAAGCCATTCATACGATAAAAGTAAATGTAAGTGATAAAAAAGTTAAACAATATAAGCTACAAGTTGGCCCTCAACAGTATCCGCAGAATATTAAAGATAACGATATTATAAAAATTAATGCTGTAGCAGCACCTCTTGGTAATCTTTATGCTTATATATATTTCAGTAGAGCTGATACAGAAGGGATTAACTCGATTAATATCCGTTCTCAAGATACTACAGTTCGTGGATATAAAAGTGGTCGATGGTTTCCAATTTACTCAAGTACTACTCCAATTGATAGAAACGGACGGATGGCTTCCGACTATCAAATATCCTTTAAAACAACTGAATCGTGGGAAGAATATATGATTAATACTAGTTTTAGTCAGTCAACTAAATACTACACTCAAGTAGGAAAACTAGAAACGATTGTAAGGGATTTTTCAAATTATACAGGAAAATATGAATATCGAGTAATAAATTGGGATGATCCAACACCTATTTAGGTATTGATTTATCGATTAATCCTCAATATGAGATTAAGGAAATTACTACTACGTGGTCTGATGAAAATCATAATGAGTATCATAGTGTTTTAGAGCCGCATGCTTCTGGTGCTAATATTTTGTTTGAGCCTATCAATCCGAGAAAGACCCAAGGGTTGTTTAAGTATGCAGAAATGGAGATTCAACTCAAGGATGGTCGATTTTTTGACCTTTCATTTGATTGGACTAATTTATCTAGTCCAATTAGATATAATGTAAGATAATAGATATAATGAGATAACTTACAACTGGAGCTTAAGTAACACAATGAAACGATTAAAACTAATAAATAAACTTTTATGGATAGGTGCTGGGCTGTATACTAGTATTGGTTATGCAGGAGAGTATTACTATGATGTTAAGCTTCATAATAAGACAGGAAAATATATTGATTATTCACTATCTACGCATTCTGAACATGCGAGTGACTATATTTCAGAGAAATTTGTATTAGGCAAGGCTAGTAAAAAATATATTTCTAATTCTCTCAAACCTAAATATTTTGAACCTGATGAAATCTCAAGAATAATTAAAGTTAAAACCCTAGATGGCGCTAAAGACTATTGGTCTTTCAGTATGAATATAGAGGGTCATCAAAGAGGTCAAGCAAACAAATTTTTGGGGTCCGATCGCTATTGTAGTATTTATCGCGAAGATGCTATCGCTCCAGTTGTGGTTGACATATATGAAGGTGGGATATGGATAGTTCCTTACAACAGTAGTCCTTGCTCATGGAGTATAAATAATGGTTATTCGCATTCAACTTTGGATGACAATATCCCAGAGCCAAAATTAATTTATCCAACTGGACTGTTTTCACAGTCAAATAATGATATCAAAACATTGAATCAACTTATTAGTACTCAAATTGATACTGCTGTGGAATCTTCTGTTGGTGATATTGAAGATGATGGTAGATTTAATTATACTCTTCAGGTAAATAATAATTCTCAGCTAGAGCAAGAGCTTAATGAAGAATACTATAAAGTAACAGGTATCCGTAGAGCTTCTGACCCAAAAGCAAGATTATTGCAAGCAGACAATAACCTATCGCAAGATTCACAAGGAAAAACTTGGAATGATTTAAAAGATATTCTTCTAGATAAATTGGCGGCTACAAATCCAAACGATATGATAGTAACCAACTTGAGAGTGTATGACAAGGATATCAATTATAAGGAAGATTTAGACTTTTTGGGATATAGAGATTATGATAATCCCAAACCACATGTATTACAAACTGTAGGTACTTATGTTGACAATAATTCTGACGTGCGACAGGATATTAATACAGATACAGTTTCATATACTTATACTAATGGAGTTTCATTTACTAAAGCAACCGGTTGGAAAGTTGCACTTAGTCAAACTTTCAAGTTTAGCATATTTGCAGGAGGAGAAACTACTATAACAGGAGAGTATAATGGTTCAAACTCTGAGACTCAAAACCAAACTAAGAGTGTTACTTATAATATCTCAAGCAAGACGGTGAAAGTTGAGCCTCATTCGAGAAAGTTGGTTTGCTCAAGTTTATTAGGCTATAGTGGAGAAGGAAATATACGAGCAGGTCAGAAAATTAGTGGTCCAATAGACATATATATAGAAGAAGGTCTTGTATCTTCCGATGGTACTGATCTTATTATTTTGCCAGCAAGAGGAAAGGATTTTAGTGGAGGATATCTAATGCATTTTGATGACATTATAGATCTTGCTGAGTATATTAAAGATCATGGTCAAACACTTCCAGATTGGATTGAAATAGTTACTCATGATGATGGTACTAAGTCTCTTTATGCTGATATTATAGTTGATGCAAATTATCTAAATATAGGAGTTGATGCAATAACTAGGTTATATGATGTTAGTATTGATGAGAAAAGATCAGCAAAAGATATGTGTAATGTTTTAGCAACTGCTGCTACCTTAAGTTAAGAATATATTATATGATTCGGATTTTTTGTTTGCTATGTGTTTTTACAATATTTATTGAATTTTCGCATGCGTCTAATATTTTGCAAGTGAAATCTGAACCAATTTCTACAAGCTTCTCTCCTAAAAATGATATTGCATATATTGTATCAACTTTACAAAGTGTAGTGGTTGCATATAAGTATGATCCTAAAAACGGTAAGCTTGAAGAGATAGAAGGCATGACTTTCAATACCGGGGGAGAAGCCCCAAGACCCCCTGTCTTTTCTCGTGATGGTAGATTTATATATATTGTGAATACCTTATCAAACTCGATTGTGGTTATGTCTGTAGCTGATGATGGTAAGCTAAATATTATTCAAAAAATTCACGAGGGTGCCCCTCTCAAGAGATCCTCCTTTTCTCCTGATGGTAACTATTTCTATGTATTATCACCAGAGTCTTATATTATTTTGATGTATAATGTTGATAAACATTCTGGGAAATTATCTAAAGCAATGACAAATTTATACCCAGCTGGTAATATAGAATCAAAATATTCGCCATCGACGTTATCTTTCTCACAGAATGGTAAATACGCATACTTAACTAATGGATTATCAAGCAGTATAAATACATATGATTATAATCCTAACACAGGAGATCTTATACTTAATCCTGAAAGAACTATATTCACGCCAACTAGTGGCGATGATTTATTTATATCCCGAGATAAAGATTCAAAAAATCTTTATGTGCCTATAAATTTGGGAAATATGATAAAACACTACTATCTTGAAAATGAGTTGATTATTGAAAGTGCGCTAAAAGGGGTTGATGGAGTAATTGCTCCAGTACAAGTTGAGATTTATAATGGTTATGCATATATAAACTCTGAATTGGAAAATAAAATTTATGTATATATTCAACAACCTGATGGTTCTCTTATCCCCAAAACAGATGCAGAACAAAAACCTTACTATATTGATACGGTTGTTAACCCTGTTATCCAGATAATAGCTAGAGATGAAAATGTGTTTCTTTTGGCAACAAGCCCTGAGCAAAATAGTATAGCATCATATAGGATATTAGATAATGGTGACTTAATTCCTAATGATGTTTATTGAGTGAATTTTCAGATTTGGATATGGCTGGTAGATGGGTAGACTTTAACTTAGAAATAGATAATAGGTATTTTAAATTGAATAAATGTTTAACGATATTGTTATTAATTACATTGATAGGTAATGTATATTCAAAAGAGAAGCAAATTACTTTTGTATGTACTGGTAATACAGGTAGAAGTGTTATGGCAGAATATTTGTCTAATTACAAATATGCTTTTCCAACACATGAGTATTTAGCAATATCACGAGGAGTTAGTATTAATAAAATCGAATTAGCTCCTGAGCCAAATGCAGTAGTTGTAATGGACAAAGAATATATAGATATTTCTAAGCACCAAGCAAAGCAAATATCACAAAGAGATATAAATAACTCTTTTTTGGTGCTAACCATGACAGTATCACATAGAGACCAAATACAAAAACAGTTTCTTAATACTAGTAACGTTCATACTTTATCAGAATGTGCTATAGGCAAAGATCAAGATATAATAGATGCTTATGGTAAAGATCTAAAAGTTTATTTGCAAACGCGCAAACAGATTCAGAGCTACATAGAAAATATAGTTAACAATGATTTTAGATGTGTTAGATAGTTTAAATTAAATGCAGTGCCTCAAACTCAATAGCTAAATAAACCATAGCTCATTCCACCCTATCTGAGAGAAATCAAATTAGCCTGCACTTTTATTTGGTTTATTTCTAAACACAGAACTTTTTATAACTTTATTCTTTATAAAGCTTTCAACATATTTAACTTTTATTTTATTAACTTTTTATATATTGATATTTATTTATATTTAATTTAGACTATCATTTCAAAATTAAAATCACTTTACAAATATAGGGAATTAAATGAAAACTAAAATATTACTAGCGAGCATATTAGGCTGTTCATCAATTTTAACGGGATACGCCAAAGAGAATATTAATAATAATTCGCATATGGTTGCTGGTACAAACTATGCCGGTCAGTTTAAAGCAATTGCAGGTACAGATAAAATTACTGGTGAAAGAATTGTAACATATGCTCTTCCATCTGGATTACTTTCAGAACCTGAAAAATATGCTTCATACGAGATTACATTTGGTAATAGCCACAATGGAATGAAATCTGAAAAATCTGAAGAAATACCAATTAATGAGAATACTCTTACTTATGTGTATAGAGTCTCTGATAAGGTTGCTGAAGGTACTGTATGGGAAGGATATATATTAACTTATGACAAGCAACATGAGACTCATGATGTATTCTCACTAAATCCAGTAACCATACCTGCTATTGATGAGAAAGTATTAATTAGTGAACCACAGGAAGATGGTACAGTCTTTACAATAACTTATGATGATCCTAGTGTTACTTTGAATCCGAGTTTGTCTAACACAAAAAAAGGTGATGTTGTTTTGGATGATGGTATGGAGGTTATTAATGATAGCTCTACAAGCCCTAATCAGCTTAAAGTTAAAATTAATGAAAAAGCCATTCATACGATAAAAGTAAATGTAAGTGATAAACAAGTTAAACAATATAAACTGCAAGTTGGTCCTCAACAGTATCCGCAGAATATTATAGGTAATAATCTTTTTGACATTAATATGATGACGTTGCCAACCTCACCTGGTTATATTGGTTATATGAACATCGCTGGAAATTGTCATTCAGACGGGATTGTTACAAATGATCTTATAAGTTTGAATGGTTCTCGGATTGATCCTTATAAAATTACTCTTAGTTCTGGTAGAGGATTAGATAGAGCAGTACACAAAGCCTTTCCTGTTAGATACTGGATTAATCCAAAAAAGGATTACTATATCATTGATATTTATCTTTATGATGACCACAATAAGCTATTCTTATATGATTTCAGTATGGAACTTGAGTTTAATCCGTCAAGTAAATACTATAAGCAGCTAGCCTCAGAAGAATTGGTCGTACATTATAATGGGAAGGTGATAGAAACTGAGTCAGAAATACATTGGAGTAATCCAGTAGCTGTAAAATAACCTCAGTTTGACGACTGTTTTATATCTATACACTTATAATTATTATTTTTATTGACGAAAGCTCAACAGCTATAAGGTGTGCGTAAAAGCATTATTAATTCATCCATAACTTGTATAAGTCTAAGTTTAGATTATTTTTGAGATAATCAAATACTCTCAGCTAACACAACTTCTTTAAAACTAGTTCTAGGAGCATTTTTCATATTTTTCTTTACATATCAGCATATCCAGTAGTGATCAAATTAACCTGCTCTTTTATTTGGTTTATTTCTAAGCACAGAACTTTTTATAACTTTATTCTTTATAAAGCTTTCAACATATTTAACTTTTATTTTATTAACTTTTTTATATATTGATATTTATTTATATTTAATTTAAAATATAATTTCGAAATTAAAATCACTTTACCAAATATAGGGGAATAAATGAAAATGAAAACTAAAATATTACTAGCAAGCATATTAGGCTGTTCATCAATTTTAACGGGATACGCCAAAGAGAATATTAATAATAATTCGCAT containing:
- a CDS encoding ETX/MTX2 family pore-forming toxin yields the protein MKRLKLINKLLWIGAGLYTSIGYAGEYYYDVKLHNKTGKYIDYSLSTHSEHASDYISEKFVLGKASKKYISNSLKPKYFEPDEISRIIKVKTLDGAKDYWSFSMNIEGHQRGQANKFLGSDRYCSIYREDAIAPVVVDIYEGGIWIVPYNSSPCSWSINNGYSHSTLDDNIPEPKLIYPTGLFSQSNNDIKTLNQLISTQIDTAVESSVGDIEDDGRFNYTLQVNNNSQLEQELNEEYYKVTGIRRASDPKARLLQADNNLSQDSQGKTWNDLKDILLDKLAATNPNDMIVTNLRVYDKDINYKEDLDFLGYRDYDNPKPHVLQTVGTYVDNNSDVRQDINTDTVSYTYTNGVSFTKATGWKVALSQTFKFSIFAGGETTITGEYNGSNSETQNQTKSVTYNISSKTVKVEPHSRKLVCSSLLGYSGEGNIRAGQKISGPIDIYIEEGLVSSDGTDLIILPARGKDFSGGYLMHFDDIIDLAEYIKDHGQTLPDWIEIVTHDDGTKSLYADIIVDANYLNIGVDAITRLYDVSIDEKRSAKDMCNVLATAATLS
- a CDS encoding lactonase family protein, which codes for MIRIFCLLCVFTIFIEFSHASNILQVKSEPISTSFSPKNDIAYIVSTLQSVVVAYKYDPKNGKLEEIEGMTFNTGGEAPRPPVFSRDGRFIYIVNTLSNSIVVMSVADDGKLNIIQKIHEGAPLKRSSFSPDGNYFYVLSPESYIILMYNVDKHSGKLSKAMTNLYPAGNIESKYSPSTLSFSQNGKYAYLTNGLSSSINTYDYNPNTGDLILNPERTIFTPTSGDDLFISRDKDSKNLYVPINLGNMIKHYYLENELIIESALKGVDGVIAPVQVEIYNGYAYINSELENKIYVYIQQPDGSLIPKTDAEQKPYYIDTVVNPVIQIIARDENVFLLATSPEQNSIASYRILDNGDLIPNDVY